In the genome of Listeria cossartiae subsp. cossartiae, one region contains:
- a CDS encoding GntR family transcriptional regulator yields MFTINTKSQLPIYEQIVQKIKEQVVKGLLKEGEKILSIREFASRIGVNPNTVSKAYQELERQEVIVTVKGKGTFIANQTDKVNSPKKLAETKVKLKETILDLVYLGINVEEIHRLSDEYSQDIIGGDVVEG; encoded by the coding sequence ATGTTTACGATTAACACGAAAAGTCAACTACCAATTTATGAACAGATCGTCCAAAAAATTAAAGAACAAGTTGTCAAAGGGTTATTAAAAGAAGGCGAAAAGATACTGTCAATACGTGAATTTGCTAGTAGAATAGGAGTGAATCCAAACACTGTGAGTAAAGCTTACCAAGAATTAGAACGGCAAGAAGTCATCGTCACGGTCAAAGGGAAAGGCACCTTTATAGCGAATCAAACGGATAAAGTCAATTCGCCAAAAAAGTTAGCAGAGACAAAAGTAAAATTAAAAGAAACAATACTCGATTTAGTTTACCTTGGAATTAATGTAGAGGAAATACATAGATTATCAGACGAATATAGTCAAGACATCATTGGAGGTGACGTGGTTGAAGGTTGA